Proteins encoded together in one Meles meles chromosome 7, mMelMel3.1 paternal haplotype, whole genome shotgun sequence window:
- the MYL6 gene encoding myosin light polypeptide 6 isoform X2 — MCDFTEDQTAEFKEAFQLFDRTGDGKILYSQCGDVMRALGQNPTNAEVLKVLGNPKSDEMNVKVLDFEHFLPMLQTVAKNKDQGTYEDYVEGLRVFDKEGNGTVMGAEIRHVLVTLGEKMTEEEVEMLVAGHEDSNGCINYEAFVRHILSG, encoded by the exons ATG TGTGATTTCACCGAGGACCAGACTGCAG AGTTCAAGGAGGCCTTTCAGCTGTTTGACCGAACTGGGGATGGCAAGATCCTGTACAGCCAGTGTGGGGACGTGATGAGGGCCCTGGGCCAGAACCCCACCAACGCCGAGGTgctcaaggtcctgggaaacCCCAAGAGTGATG AGATGAATGTGAAGGTGCTGGACTTTGAACACTTCCTGCCCATGCTGCAGACTGTGGCCAAGAACAAGGACCAGGGCACCTATGAGGACTATGTCGAAGGCCTTCGGGTATTTGACAAGGAGGGGAATGGCACCGTCATGGGTGCTGAAATCCGGCATGTTCTTGTCACCCTGG gcGAGAAGATGACGGAGGAAGAAGTAGAGATGCTGGTGGCAGGGCACGAGGATAGCAACGGTTGTATCAACTATGAAG CGTTTGTGAGGCATATCCTGTCGGGGTGA
- the MYL6 gene encoding myosin light polypeptide 6 isoform X1 has protein sequence MCDFTEDQTAEFKEAFQLFDRTGDGKILYSQCGDVMRALGQNPTNAEVLKVLGNPKSDEMNVKVLDFEHFLPMLQTVAKNKDQGTYEDYVEGLRVFDKEGNGTVMGAEIRHVLVTLGEKMTEEEVEMLVAGHEDSNGCINYEELVRMVLNG, from the exons ATG TGTGATTTCACCGAGGACCAGACTGCAG AGTTCAAGGAGGCCTTTCAGCTGTTTGACCGAACTGGGGATGGCAAGATCCTGTACAGCCAGTGTGGGGACGTGATGAGGGCCCTGGGCCAGAACCCCACCAACGCCGAGGTgctcaaggtcctgggaaacCCCAAGAGTGATG AGATGAATGTGAAGGTGCTGGACTTTGAACACTTCCTGCCCATGCTGCAGACTGTGGCCAAGAACAAGGACCAGGGCACCTATGAGGACTATGTCGAAGGCCTTCGGGTATTTGACAAGGAGGGGAATGGCACCGTCATGGGTGCTGAAATCCGGCATGTTCTTGTCACCCTGG gcGAGAAGATGACGGAGGAAGAAGTAGAGATGCTGGTGGCAGGGCACGAGGATAGCAACGGTTGTATCAACTATGAAG AGCTTGTCCGTATGGTGCTGAATGGCTGA